The following coding sequences are from one Acidisarcina sp. window:
- the leuS gene encoding leucine--tRNA ligase has product MSAGKPTEVNVPAANAPANTDRDGATTEVRYNPAEIEPRWQQRWDSDPSLYAAEPPASGKHKYYVLEMLPYPSGQLHMGHVRNYSIGDALARYKWMEGANVLHPMGWDAFGLPAENAALKNNTPPREWTLANIAAMRRQMKRLGLSYDWQTEVTTCLPEYYRWNQWFFLKMYEAGLTYRRKSRVNWCPQCATVLANEQVVNGCCWRHEDTIVEQRDLEQWFFRITKYAQELLDGLDKLEGWPEKVRTMQRNWIGRSEGAQVDFAVDERNCEENGDCDEEEKLARKQGKRVLAARKDETEAETPSAAKKISVFTTRIDTIFGATSLQLAPEHPLVAAFADSDAKLAEQVAALKEQQRKAREAGDVGAIEKHGVFTGHYAINPFSGERLPVWVANYILLDYGTGAIMSVPAHDERDFEFAKKYGLEIRIVVLPRRTEEPTPDGKPDEKILPYTAEDSLLINSGEFNTMGCQEAQEKMSAYAEQHGFGKATITFRLKDWGVSRQRYWGTPIPMLYCERDGIVPVPEDQLPVLLPEQITITQQGGSPLGRVPEFVNTTCPKCGGPARRETDTMDTFVDSSWYFYRYTSAKDDKGPFDTASVAYWFPIDQYIGGVEHAILHLIYSRFWTKVMRDLGLIGNDEPADRLFTQGMVIKNGAKMSKSKGNVVSPDDMIARYGADATRMYALFAAPPDRDLDWQEDGVAGISRFLARVYRLVMKYASAVRGVARTEDRGQLSPTAQALLRKLHQTIRKITQDFQGRWHFNTCIAAIMELVNDLTAADAALAKGEVSAEVLAEILNSLVLLLAPFAPFLAAELWQEIGGEGAILRRPWPKFDELLAKEDEIEIPVQVNGKLRSLIRVAAEATAVDMEKAALADAKLQTFVAGKQVAKVIVVPGKLVNVVVR; this is encoded by the coding sequence ATGTCTGCCGGAAAACCTACAGAAGTAAACGTCCCTGCGGCGAACGCGCCCGCGAACACAGACCGCGATGGTGCCACGACCGAAGTACGCTACAACCCAGCCGAGATTGAGCCGCGATGGCAGCAGCGTTGGGACAGCGATCCATCGCTCTACGCGGCGGAACCTCCCGCCAGCGGGAAGCACAAGTATTACGTGCTGGAGATGCTGCCCTATCCTTCGGGGCAGTTGCACATGGGCCACGTCCGCAACTACTCCATTGGAGATGCGCTGGCGCGGTACAAGTGGATGGAAGGCGCGAACGTGCTGCATCCGATGGGGTGGGATGCCTTCGGCCTGCCGGCGGAGAATGCCGCGCTCAAGAACAACACTCCGCCGCGCGAATGGACGCTGGCGAACATTGCCGCTATGCGCCGCCAGATGAAGCGGCTGGGCCTGAGCTACGACTGGCAGACTGAGGTCACGACCTGCCTGCCGGAGTATTACCGCTGGAACCAGTGGTTCTTCCTGAAGATGTACGAGGCGGGGCTTACCTATCGCCGCAAGAGCCGCGTGAACTGGTGCCCGCAGTGCGCCACCGTGCTGGCCAATGAGCAGGTAGTGAACGGCTGCTGCTGGCGGCACGAAGATACGATCGTCGAGCAGCGCGACCTGGAGCAGTGGTTCTTCCGCATCACCAAATACGCACAGGAGCTGCTGGACGGCCTGGACAAGCTGGAGGGGTGGCCGGAGAAGGTGCGGACCATGCAGCGCAACTGGATTGGCCGCAGCGAAGGCGCTCAGGTTGATTTCGCAGTGGACGAGCGGAACTGCGAGGAGAACGGCGACTGCGACGAGGAAGAGAAGCTTGCCCGCAAGCAGGGCAAACGCGTCCTTGCAGCACGCAAGGATGAGACCGAGGCAGAGACGCCTTCGGCTGCGAAGAAGATCAGCGTATTTACGACGCGCATTGATACGATCTTTGGCGCGACCAGCCTGCAGCTTGCGCCCGAACATCCCCTGGTAGCTGCGTTTGCAGATTCCGATGCAAAGCTGGCCGAGCAGGTGGCAGCACTCAAGGAGCAACAGAGGAAGGCGCGGGAGGCTGGCGATGTCGGCGCTATTGAGAAGCATGGCGTCTTTACCGGGCACTACGCCATCAATCCCTTTAGCGGTGAGCGGCTCCCGGTGTGGGTTGCCAATTACATTCTTCTGGATTACGGAACGGGCGCGATCATGTCGGTTCCTGCTCATGACGAGCGGGATTTCGAGTTCGCCAAAAAATATGGCCTGGAGATTCGCATTGTGGTGCTGCCGCGTCGAACCGAAGAACCGACGCCGGACGGGAAGCCAGACGAGAAGATCCTGCCCTACACCGCGGAAGACAGCCTGCTGATCAACTCTGGCGAGTTCAACACTATGGGCTGCCAGGAGGCTCAGGAGAAGATGTCCGCTTATGCCGAGCAGCATGGCTTCGGCAAGGCCACCATCACGTTTCGTTTGAAGGACTGGGGTGTAAGCCGCCAGCGTTACTGGGGCACGCCTATTCCCATGCTCTACTGCGAACGCGACGGCATTGTTCCTGTGCCTGAAGATCAGCTGCCAGTTCTGCTGCCGGAGCAGATCACGATTACGCAGCAGGGAGGCTCGCCGCTGGGTCGAGTGCCGGAGTTCGTCAACACCACCTGCCCCAAATGCGGCGGCCCGGCGCGGCGGGAGACCGACACGATGGACACATTTGTCGATTCGTCCTGGTACTTCTATCGCTACACCAGTGCGAAAGACGACAAAGGCCCATTTGATACAGCGTCGGTTGCATATTGGTTTCCCATCGATCAATACATCGGCGGAGTGGAACACGCCATCCTGCACTTGATCTATTCGCGCTTCTGGACGAAAGTGATGCGCGACCTGGGCCTGATCGGGAACGACGAACCCGCAGACCGGCTCTTCACGCAGGGAATGGTGATCAAGAACGGCGCGAAGATGTCGAAGTCCAAGGGCAACGTGGTATCGCCGGACGACATGATCGCCCGCTATGGAGCGGATGCAACGCGGATGTATGCGCTCTTCGCGGCTCCGCCGGATCGCGACCTCGATTGGCAGGAGGATGGAGTCGCGGGCATCAGCCGCTTTCTGGCACGTGTCTACCGGCTGGTGATGAAGTATGCCTCCGCCGTTCGCGGAGTGGCCCGTACAGAGGATCGCGGCCAACTGTCGCCCACCGCTCAGGCGCTGCTCCGCAAGTTGCACCAGACCATCCGCAAGATCACGCAGGACTTTCAGGGACGCTGGCACTTCAACACCTGCATCGCTGCCATTATGGAGCTGGTCAACGATCTGACGGCTGCCGATGCAGCGCTCGCGAAGGGCGAGGTCTCCGCCGAGGTCCTGGCCGAGATACTGAACTCGCTGGTGCTGCTACTGGCTCCCTTCGCGCCGTTTCTTGCCGCTGAGCTATGGCAGGAGATTGGCGGGGAGGGCGCGATTCTGCGCAGGCCGTGGCCGAAGTTCGACGAACTGCTGGCGAAGGAAGATGAGATTGAGATTCCTGTTCAGGTGAACGGCAAACTGCGCTCGCTGATCCGCGTAGCCGCCGAAGCTACCGCGGTCGATATGGAGAAGGCAGCGCTTGCCGACGCCAAACTGCAAACCTTCGTTGCGGGAAAACAGGTTGCCAAGGTGATCGTGGTTCCGGGCAAGCTGGTCAATGTCGTGGTCAGGTAA
- a CDS encoding helix-turn-helix transcriptional regulator: protein MSHFDYAPTHLSSTYVLQQPRLDVSYRFGLKLRELRHNRNWTQQQMANFLGIDRSYISEVERGRKSISLPMLEVIALGFGIHLSDLLTDI, encoded by the coding sequence ATGAGCCACTTCGACTATGCGCCGACTCACTTGTCTTCTACTTACGTCCTTCAGCAACCACGGCTGGATGTAAGTTATCGCTTTGGTTTGAAATTGAGAGAACTTCGTCACAATCGAAACTGGACACAGCAACAGATGGCTAACTTCCTCGGGATAGATCGTAGCTACATCAGCGAAGTTGAGCGCGGAAGAAAATCCATCTCACTGCCCATGCTTGAAGTAATTGCTCTGGGCTTCGGTATCCACCTGTCGGATCTTCTGACCGACATCTAG
- a CDS encoding deoxyribonuclease IV, translating to MADNEQQTTKLPTRVGIHLSASGGVFTAAERAREIGANTFQIFSSSPRMWRAAKLDPEHCGKMKALRQQYNSAPLVIHTSYLVNLCSQSEDVRAKSIAAFHGEVERALDLGAEYLVLHPGSWRGLTREEGLRLAAESIERALEGLKWQDHNFHVLIENTAGAEFSLGGSFENVAELIERLRPSAPVGACLDTCHTHVSGYDMVSEAGYEDTMRQIESTLGFDTVRVWHCNDAKAARGSKLDRHEHIGEGTMGLAPFRRLLNDARFRHAAFIAETPVDAPGDEQRNLGVLRGLLQG from the coding sequence ATGGCTGACAACGAACAACAGACCACGAAGCTGCCCACTCGGGTTGGGATTCACCTCTCCGCCTCCGGCGGGGTTTTCACCGCAGCGGAGCGCGCGCGTGAGATCGGCGCGAATACGTTTCAGATCTTTTCCTCCAGCCCGCGCATGTGGCGTGCTGCAAAGCTTGATCCGGAGCACTGCGGGAAGATGAAGGCGCTGCGGCAGCAGTACAACTCTGCGCCGCTGGTGATTCATACCAGTTATCTGGTCAATCTGTGCAGCCAGTCCGAAGACGTGCGGGCAAAGTCGATTGCCGCCTTCCATGGAGAGGTAGAACGCGCGCTGGATCTGGGAGCGGAGTACCTGGTGCTGCATCCGGGTTCGTGGCGGGGTTTGACGAGGGAAGAGGGGCTGCGGCTGGCAGCGGAGTCGATTGAGCGGGCTCTCGAAGGCCTGAAGTGGCAGGATCACAACTTCCACGTCTTGATCGAGAACACGGCCGGAGCGGAGTTTTCGCTCGGAGGCTCGTTCGAGAATGTTGCGGAGCTGATTGAGCGGCTGCGGCCCTCCGCACCCGTTGGCGCTTGCCTGGATACCTGTCACACGCACGTCTCCGGCTACGACATGGTGAGCGAAGCGGGCTATGAAGACACGATGCGGCAGATCGAGTCGACGCTGGGCTTCGATACCGTGCGCGTCTGGCACTGCAACGACGCCAAGGCTGCACGGGGATCGAAGCTGGACCGCCACGAGCATATTGGCGAGGGCACGATGGGCCTGGCCCCCTTTCGCCGCCTGCTGAACGATGCCCGGTTCCGCCATGCCGCCTTTATTGCCGAGACGCCGGTGGATGCTCCCGGGGACGAGCAGCGGAATCTGGGAGTGTTGCGCGGGCTGTTGCAGGGCTGA
- the fba gene encoding class II fructose-bisphosphate aldolase (catalyzes the reversible aldol condensation of dihydroxyacetonephosphate and glyceraldehyde 3-phosphate in the Calvin cycle, glycolysis, and/or gluconeogenesis), with protein sequence MPLVSLRQVLDEASKKNYGVGAFNVNDMEQIQAIMEAADETKSPVIIQASRGARAYSQDNYLYHLMLAAAELYPNIPLVMHLDHGNSFETCESAIKLGFTSVMMDGSLKTDGKTPTTFEENVEVTRRVVEIAHEKGVSVEGEIGVLGGIEDGHGAGGTGLEHVTDPDQAVEFAERTGVDALALAIGTSHGAYKFSKKPDGSVLKMDLLIEIHKRLPHTHLVMHGSSSVPKDLQDIVNQYGGKLKPTWGVPIEEIQLGIKNGVRKINVDTDNRLAITGAIRKVFAESPEKFDPRDYLKPAREAMKKVVAQRMREFGQAGHAGDYTAIPLTEMAKKYAVGELVTK encoded by the coding sequence ATGCCGCTGGTATCGTTGCGACAGGTGCTGGATGAAGCATCGAAGAAGAACTATGGCGTTGGTGCTTTCAACGTCAACGACATGGAACAGATTCAAGCGATCATGGAAGCCGCCGATGAGACGAAGTCCCCGGTCATCATTCAAGCCAGCCGCGGTGCTCGCGCCTATTCTCAGGACAACTACCTGTACCATCTGATGCTGGCAGCGGCGGAGCTGTACCCGAATATTCCGCTGGTTATGCACCTGGATCATGGCAACAGCTTTGAGACCTGTGAGTCGGCGATCAAGCTGGGATTCACCAGCGTGATGATGGACGGATCCCTCAAGACCGACGGCAAGACGCCCACCACCTTTGAGGAGAACGTGGAAGTCACCCGCCGCGTAGTCGAGATCGCTCACGAAAAGGGCGTATCGGTGGAAGGTGAAATTGGCGTTCTGGGCGGCATCGAAGACGGACATGGCGCCGGTGGCACGGGTCTGGAGCACGTTACCGATCCCGACCAGGCAGTTGAGTTTGCCGAGCGCACGGGGGTCGACGCGTTGGCGCTGGCGATTGGCACCAGCCATGGTGCGTACAAGTTCAGCAAGAAGCCGGATGGCTCGGTTCTCAAGATGGATCTGCTCATCGAGATCCACAAGCGGCTGCCGCATACCCACCTGGTGATGCACGGCTCATCGAGCGTTCCGAAGGATCTGCAGGACATCGTCAACCAGTACGGCGGAAAGCTGAAGCCGACCTGGGGCGTGCCGATCGAAGAGATCCAGCTTGGCATCAAGAACGGCGTGCGAAAGATCAACGTCGATACCGACAACCGCCTGGCGATCACGGGCGCGATCCGCAAGGTCTTCGCCGAGTCGCCGGAGAAGTTCGATCCCCGCGATTATCTGAAGCCGGCACGCGAGGCGATGAAGAAGGTTGTGGCACAACGCATGAGAGAGTTTGGACAGGCGGGACATGCTGGCGACTACACGGCAATTCCGCTTACTGAAATGGCGAAGAAGTATGCCGTTGGAGAACTCGTTACCAAGTAA
- the guaA gene encoding glutamine-hydrolyzing GMP synthase, protein MDTSSIVILDFGSQYTQLIARRIREQNVFSVVLPCTASLAEIQAQKPIGIILSGGPCSVYDADAPPSDPRVLALGLPVLGICYGLQFVTHHLGGKVRSAEKREYGHAEVTLIENTPLFDGLERTQQVWMSHGDEALELPEGFHLTAKTANAVAGIANPEKRIWAVQFHPEVHHTRQGTALLRNFIFKICKAAPDWTPEHFIQSTVAAIREKVGTGHVICGLSGGVDSAVAAVLVHRAIGDQLTCIFVNNGVLRKHEFFKVQENMRDKLGLKVVAVDASGRFLGKLAGVTDPETKRKIIGNEFIEVFDDEAKRIAEQSGGVDWLVQGTLYPDVIESSSVKGPSQTIKSHHNVGGLPETMKLKLIEPLRDLFKDEVRRIGRDLKMPEEILQRQPFPGPGLAVRILGEVTPERVALLQEADEIVVSEIRAAGLYQQIWQSFAVLLPVKSVGVMGDQRTYAYTCAIRAVHSEDGMTADWVPLPYEVLKTISSRIVNEVRGINRVVYDITSKPPGTIEWE, encoded by the coding sequence GTGGACACCTCTTCGATCGTTATTCTCGACTTTGGTTCGCAGTACACCCAGCTGATTGCGCGGCGTATTCGCGAGCAGAATGTTTTCTCCGTGGTCCTGCCCTGTACCGCGTCCCTGGCGGAGATCCAGGCACAGAAGCCGATAGGGATCATCCTCTCGGGCGGTCCGTGCTCGGTTTATGATGCGGACGCGCCGCCGAGCGATCCCCGGGTGCTGGCTCTGGGCCTGCCGGTGCTGGGCATCTGCTATGGACTCCAGTTCGTTACCCATCACCTTGGCGGCAAGGTGCGTTCGGCGGAGAAGCGCGAGTACGGCCATGCCGAGGTAACCCTGATAGAGAATACGCCGCTCTTTGACGGGCTCGAACGCACGCAGCAGGTTTGGATGTCGCATGGCGACGAGGCTCTGGAGCTTCCAGAGGGCTTTCACCTGACGGCCAAGACGGCGAATGCGGTCGCGGGAATCGCGAATCCTGAGAAGCGGATCTGGGCCGTGCAGTTTCATCCCGAGGTGCACCACACTCGCCAGGGCACTGCGCTGCTGCGCAACTTCATCTTCAAGATCTGTAAGGCAGCCCCGGATTGGACGCCGGAGCACTTCATTCAATCGACGGTTGCGGCGATTCGCGAGAAGGTAGGCACCGGCCACGTCATCTGTGGTCTCTCTGGTGGAGTCGACTCCGCGGTGGCCGCGGTGCTCGTGCATCGAGCTATCGGCGATCAGTTGACCTGCATCTTTGTGAACAACGGCGTGCTGCGCAAGCACGAATTCTTCAAGGTGCAGGAGAACATGCGCGACAAGCTTGGGCTCAAGGTGGTCGCGGTCGATGCCAGCGGACGCTTCCTGGGCAAGCTGGCGGGCGTGACCGATCCCGAGACCAAGCGCAAGATTATCGGCAATGAGTTCATCGAGGTCTTCGACGACGAGGCGAAGCGTATCGCGGAGCAATCTGGCGGCGTGGACTGGCTGGTGCAGGGAACGCTCTACCCCGATGTGATTGAGTCGTCGTCGGTGAAGGGCCCGTCGCAGACCATCAAGAGCCACCACAACGTGGGCGGCCTGCCGGAGACGATGAAGTTGAAGCTGATTGAGCCGCTGCGCGACCTCTTCAAAGATGAGGTGCGGCGTATTGGCCGCGATCTCAAGATGCCGGAAGAGATTCTGCAGCGCCAGCCCTTTCCGGGGCCCGGACTTGCCGTGCGCATTCTCGGCGAGGTGACGCCGGAGCGCGTAGCTCTGCTGCAGGAGGCCGACGAGATTGTGGTTTCGGAGATTCGTGCCGCGGGACTCTATCAGCAGATCTGGCAGAGCTTTGCGGTGCTGCTCCCAGTGAAAAGCGTGGGCGTGATGGGCGATCAGCGTACCTATGCCTACACTTGCGCGATTCGCGCAGTTCACTCGGAAGACGGCATGACCGCGGATTGGGTACCGCTGCCGTATGAGGTACTGAAGACAATCTCCAGCCGTATCGTCAACGAGGTTCGCGGCATCAACCGCGTTGTTTATGACATCACCTCCAAGCCGCCGGGCACCATCGAATGGGAGTAA
- the nagA gene encoding N-acetylglucosamine-6-phosphate deacetylase yields the protein MATVLTAEVLLSPEKRIREPILILEDGIIDDIRTREANSIPSSAEHIDFPGCTLVPTLFDIHTHGAMGHDVMEATPEALTAIGHFLASHGVGAFLPTTMSAPMDTLLHSLEGLAKLIGKKTNGSRPLGIHLEGPFLSHPKRGAHPSDWLLPPSVKVFDRMWHAAQGHIKVLTVAPELPGAAELTAHATKLGVRVSIGHSDSGSIEAREVIAAGASSATHTFNAMRPLDHRHPGVLGVALTTDEIYAEIISDGVHVDPAVVKLFWRAKGPDRAILVTDAMSATGMPDGTYRLGDLPVVVENGKCLYEGVLAGSVLTLDRAVRNFRDFTGAEWSQAIAAASRNPARMTGLDDRIGSLQPGRWADIVVLSPEGKIVATMLSGRVVYRG from the coding sequence ATGGCCACCGTACTTACTGCCGAAGTATTACTGAGCCCGGAGAAACGAATCCGGGAGCCCATTCTGATCCTTGAAGACGGCATCATCGACGACATCCGCACCCGTGAAGCCAACTCCATCCCCTCCTCCGCTGAACACATCGATTTTCCGGGATGCACTCTGGTCCCGACACTCTTCGATATCCACACGCATGGGGCCATGGGACACGACGTCATGGAGGCAACGCCGGAGGCTCTGACTGCCATTGGCCACTTCCTCGCGAGCCACGGCGTAGGGGCCTTTCTGCCAACGACGATGTCGGCTCCGATGGACACCCTGCTGCATTCGCTCGAAGGCTTGGCAAAGCTCATCGGCAAGAAAACCAACGGATCCCGTCCGCTCGGAATTCACCTGGAGGGCCCATTCCTCTCCCATCCCAAGCGCGGAGCGCACCCGTCGGATTGGCTGCTGCCACCCTCCGTCAAAGTCTTCGACCGCATGTGGCATGCCGCTCAAGGCCACATCAAGGTCTTGACGGTGGCTCCGGAGCTTCCCGGTGCTGCTGAGCTCACAGCTCACGCCACCAAGCTCGGGGTCCGCGTCAGCATCGGCCACAGCGATTCCGGCAGTATCGAAGCGCGAGAGGTAATCGCCGCCGGAGCTTCGAGCGCGACGCATACCTTCAACGCCATGCGCCCCCTCGATCATCGCCATCCCGGAGTTCTGGGCGTGGCGCTCACGACGGACGAAATCTATGCCGAGATCATCAGTGATGGAGTCCATGTCGATCCCGCGGTCGTAAAGCTCTTCTGGAGGGCAAAGGGACCGGACCGCGCCATCCTGGTGACCGATGCGATGAGCGCCACCGGCATGCCGGATGGCACCTACCGCCTGGGCGATCTCCCAGTCGTAGTGGAGAATGGCAAGTGCCTCTATGAAGGAGTGCTGGCGGGCAGCGTGCTCACCCTCGACCGTGCCGTCCGCAACTTCCGCGACTTCACCGGCGCCGAGTGGTCGCAGGCGATAGCGGCTGCCAGCCGCAACCCGGCACGCATGACAGGTCTGGACGACAGGATCGGCTCGCTGCAGCCCGGCCGCTGGGCAGACATCGTCGTGCTCTCCCCGGAAGGCAAGATCGTCGCCACCATGCTCTCCGGGCGGGTCGTCTATCGCGGATAA